In the Ochotona princeps isolate mOchPri1 chromosome 14, mOchPri1.hap1, whole genome shotgun sequence genome, cacctgcctgcctccctccccccagcacacctgcctgcctccctccccccagcacacctgcctccctccctcccccagcccacctgcctgcctcccttcctcccccagcacacctgcctccctccctccctcccccagcacacctgcctgcctccctccccccagcacacctgcctccctccctccctcctccagcacacctgcctgcctccctccctccgccagcccacctgcctccctccttcctccagcacacctgcctgcctccctcccccagcacacctgcctgcctccctcccccagcacacCTGTCTACCAGCCAGCCCGTCAGCAGCCCTGACACTGAAGCCTCCCAGGACTCGTGGAGCTATAGGGTGTGTGGACGCAGGACGTCGTGGCCACCCCAGCATGTTGGTGAGGTTGGTCCGGGGACCCAGCTCATTCTTCAGGGTGAGCCCAGGGCAGGGCGGGTATCCCAGCTGAGCTCCTCTCTTCCCCCAAGCTCCTTCAGTGTCCCCAACCGTGGTAGCCCTTTCCTTGTGGGCTTCTGCGGAGAGCTGTTCCTGGAACCCCTAGAGGAGGCCCTGGGCAGAATCTGTGGTAACTTCACAGGAACATTCCAGAAACTCCAAGAACTTGCAGGAAGGACGCTGCCTGGGGCTGGTGGAAAGCAGGATGTCCTGGTCCTCCctgctggctcctcctggctcagcccagccccaggtcaGGACCGACCCCCTGCAGGCCACAGCAACCCTGGGGTCAGCATGGACAGCTGGGGTCAGCATGGACGGCTGGCCCCATTGCCCGCAGGTCACCCGCGCCAGGGTCCTGGGTGGCCGTGACACAGCACCATGCTGGTGCCTTCTGCCCGCAGGTGCTGCCCTTGGCCACAGGGTACTGAGTCAGGTCCCTGACCCGAGCCCGGGCCTGGCAGTGCCAGTGGCCCAGTCACATGAGCTTGGGGTCACCTCAGGATACCAGTCAGGTAGGAGGCGGGTCGCCCTGCTCCCTGGACCTCCAGTGTGTGCAGGCCCTGTGTCCAGCTCCAACATTCCTCTCAGCTGAGCTGGCGCAGGGGGCCGTGTCCAGCAGCCCTCCggccctgccccatcccagcacCACGGACAAcagggaggcaggcctggctccGGGGCAGCAGGGCCACTCGAGGGGGCTGTTCCCAGCTCAGCTTtgcccacccacctgcctgctAGGTGACAGCAGTCTGCTGCAGGCCAGGGCCAGGTGGACGTGTGGCCCAGCGGGGGTCCCGATTCTACCCCCAGTGGCGAGGGCTGAGTTGGGTGCACGCTCTGAGGTGATGTGAAATCCCacagcagggccagcagccaTGCCCCACATCACATACACACTCAGAGAAGTTCTCCagtttctgattcactccccaggtgactgcaccAACCAGGGCCAGGTCAAGGGAGGctctccttccgggtctccctgcagggcccaagcacttggcatcCTCCCCTGCTGCACAGaatcccaggagtattagcagggaggagctgaggggaagcagaacagctgggactggaaccagcgcccacatggaatgctgccaCCAGAGGCAGGatctacctgctacaccacatgcagcagccccctcccctctATGAACACACCCCAAGGTCAGCCCAGCGGGGACCTCCTGTACTCGATGACCCCTGAGCAGCGAGAGACCCCAGGACCCCATCTCCACCCCAAGGACACGCCCCCAGGCTGAGAGTGTGCAGGAGTCCCTGACCGGGAGATGTCCTTCCCGGCAGTGTGGCCCCCATCCGCTGCCCCAGGCACCTACAGAAGTCGGCAGCTGGGGGATGGCCAGGGTTTGGCACGCCACCCCCTGTGTGGGGCGCACAGCGTCCACGGGCTGGCCTGGAGTCCTCCTGCACGTGTCTACCACCCAGGGACTGTCCCAGCTGCGGAGTCCCTCCCTGGGGAAATGACCCTGACGCTGGACGCTGGCCCTCTCCCCCGGTTTCCGTGCCAGCGGCCGTCCACTGCCGGGGGACACGGAGTGGGTCCCATGGGGACTAGGGGAAGAAGGCCCCATTGTCCACAGGAGGAAGCGCCCAGAGGCTCAAGGCGGAGTCTGGGGGTCCAAGGCATGGGGTGACAGGTTGGGAGGCTGGCCCTGCTCTCCCGGCCCCTACATATGGACTGAACCCTGCCCAGCCACCCCAGCCGCGCTCAGCAGCACACCGCCAGCATGCAGTGCCTCCTGCTCGCCCTGGCCCTCGCCTGCAGCGTCCAGGCCGTCGTCCTGCCCCAGACCCTGCGGGACCTGGACGTCCTGAAGGTTTGGGGGCCAACCTTTACTGAGAGTCTAGGGCTCAGCTCAGCCGTCCCGACCCCAGTCCCTCGGGTCCCGGGATCCAAGTTCACCCTGGTGCCTGGCGGGGGCTCTTCCCGGGGTCTCGCCGTGGCTGTCCTGAGTTCACCCTGGTGCCTGGTGGGGGCTCTTCCCGGGGTCTCGCCGTGGCTGTCCTGAGTTCACCCTGGTGCCTGGCGGGGGCTCTTCCCGGGGTCTCGCTGTGGTCCTCCTCTCCCAAGGATCCCAGTCTCACGGAGAGGGTCCGGTCAGGGACCACACCTTAACCTCCCTCCAGACCCCGCTCTGATGCAGCCAGGAGGGCTCAGGACTTGAGCTGGGAAGCGGGTTCACATTGGGCCATGACAGAGCCCTGACCCCGACACTGCCCATCTGCACCCACAGCTCCGAGGAGCCTGGCGGCCCCCGCATGCAGGCAGGGGACTCAGGCGTGAGGGGCTGGAGCGAGGTGGCAGCGCAGGGCCGCAGCTGAAGGAGGGGACTGGGAgccgggctggggctgagggcacaGGAGACTATTGCAACtcagtcttcctcctcctccccctgcagctGGCAGGGCCGTGGCATGCCGTGGCCGTGGCCGCCCAGGACACCCAGGAAGCTGTGGAGCCAGTGGTGGAGCGGCAGCTGCTTACAATGTATGTCAAAGAGCTGCGGCCCACTCCCGAGCTCGACCTTGAGATCGTCCTGGGCATGCGGTACGTCCCCTGCCAGGGCCCAGTCCTCGTGGGGGTCTGCTGTGGGCTGGTACAGCCTGTGGGGGGCTGCTGTGGGTCGGGGAGCCTGGGGCAGCCCTTGGGGGGTTGCCATGGGCTGGGGGAGCCTGGGGCAGCCCGTGGGGGGTTGCTGTGCCGGGCTGGGACAGCCCGTGGGGAGCTGCTGTGGGTCAGGGAGCCTGGGGCAGCCCGTGGGGGgttgctgtgccgggccctctgcaGCTCCTGCCGCTGCTCTCCAggagggggtggtgggggtgAGGACATAACCCCAGGATCATTTCTGGCTCAGGCCAAGGGCCTTCTCACCCTGGGGCTGGTCACTGATCCTGTTCCCACGCCCCCGGGACACCCTGCACCCCCGCCATGCCTGTGCCCGGGATGCCCCGCACCCCCCATGCCTGTGCCCGGGACGCCCCGCGGCCCCCCGCCTGTGCCCAGGCTCACAGCGGTGGCCTGTTTCAGGGACAATGGCAAGTGCATTGAGGAGAAAATCATTGCCAAGAAGACCGAGATACCCACCAAGTTCAAGTTCAACTGTAAGTGCAGGATGCCCGGCCCCACACCGTTGCCCACCCCGGCCATGCAAACCGGGAGCTCTGCTCTGACCCCACCACCCAGGCGGTGGCTGAGAGTTGCTGCCCACAGCCACGGCATCTCAGCCACGTTCCCACGGCCAGCCCCATCTTCTGCTCCACCtcccaggcactcaaatgggCAAACCGAGGGGTTCCCCCTCACGCCCCTCTCTGCCCACCTAGGGGAGGAGCTCCACTGGGGCCTTCCCCCTGCACCACCCAGGGCAGCTGGTGCCACGCCCCACACCTTGCAACCCTGGAGACCCCCTGGAGACCCCCCCACAGCAGGTGGGGATGTGGGCCCTGGCCTTGTTGGGGCCCCAGGGCCTGCTCTGTGTGGCACTGGATGTCCGTGAGTGAGTGTGCAGGGAGGTCCCAGCTGGATGAAGGACAGGAAGTGACATCACCACGGTCGGTCTCGCTGCAGATCTGGCTGAGCGGGAGCTCATCCTGCTGGACACCAACCATGAGGACTTCCTGTTCCTGTGCATGGAGGGCACAGCCATGCCCCCGCGGGAGCTGGCCTGCCAGTACCTGGGTGTGTGCGGCACGGAGGGCACAGGCTGGGGGTGCCCCGCGGGAGCTGGCCTGCCAGTACCTGGGTGCATGTGGCACGGAGGGCATGGGCTAGGGGTGCCCGGCGGGAGGTGGCCTCATCTGTCCTGCCCCTAGAAGCTTCCATCAAGGAGGAAGCAGGCGACCCCTGCTGGCCACCTGAGGTTCCTGACACATAGTGTGAGCCGAGGACGCCTCAAAGGCTGACCACCACCCCTCCCGGCCCCCACAGCCAGGACGCTGGAGGCCCAGCCCAAGGTCATGGACAAGTTCAGGGCTGACCTGAAGATGCTACCCACACCCATGCAGGTCTTCCGGGACCTCACCCAGCAGGAAGGTAGACTCCGCCCCCGAGGAAGGCcggcggggggagggggtgctggTGTCCCCGCAGGGACCCCTCCCCCAGGGGTGTGCAGGTGGGATGCCCGCTGACGCCCTGTCCCCTTCCCAGAGCCCTGCCGCCTCTAGAGCATCTGCCGCCACCCACCAGGTGagtgccagccccaccccacgGCCTGGGGGCTGAGGGGCTTCTCCCTGGGACCGCAGACCCGGGCAGTCCTGGGTCCAGCTTTCTGAATGAGCAGGGGCGGGTCCTGGGCCTCTCCCGGCACTTCAGGGAGGGTCCTGCGGCCACCCACCAGCGCCTCTGGGACCTCTGAGCTCCTGCTCCTGCAGGCGGGTTGGGGGGCCGGCCTGGGGCAGGGGGTCCCTCATCCCGTGGGGGTCCCTCATCCCGTGGGGGTCCAGTGGGCGGGGCCGTGCCTGCCCGTCACAGCTGAGCCCTGCCCCCAGGTGTGGAGCCCCGCCCCCCGGAGCAGAGCTGACCTGGGGTCCAGGCAGAGGACGTGGTAGggtctctccctgcccctcctgggcTCCCACCTCCTTCCAGGCAGCCGTGAATAAACCATGAATGCGTCCTCCCGCCTGAGTCATTGTGTGGGGGCCCCCGGCGTGGGGTGTGAGGGCTGGCGCTGGGGTCATCGTTAGGGGACAGGCTGTGGGGGCTCTTCACCTGCCAGGAGCCAGCTTTCCCATGTGCAGGGAGCCCCCGACTCCCATTTTGTCCCGGGGTGCCAGGGATTTCCAGGTTGAGGTCTCTGAGGTTCAGGGTGGAGCCCAGGAGATCCCCACCCAACTGCGGGTCAGCCACGGGGGCAGCGCCACCCAGCTCCGGGCTGCCACCCCCTGCTGGTCATCTCAGCTCCAGGAGGGCAGAAGCGGGTGGAGACCGGCTCTCGCCCTGCGTCCCACATCCCATCAGCGCAGGGAGTCATCACAGCCACCACAATTCTGTTCCCCACATGCCAGCCAGGGCAAGCAGTCCAACCCCTAAGGAGAAAGACCCCAgccctggaccaggctgcaggtgAGCGCCCACCCCCAGACAGGCCAGGAGTGCCCACCCCTACACAGGCCAGGAGTGCCCACCCCTACACAGGCCACAGAGTGCCCACCCACAGACGGCTCACCCCCAGACAGGCCACAGAGTGCACACCCCTCCAGTTGGCCCCTGGCTCTGCTGACCCAGCTGGGAGAGGAGCGGCTGTCGCCATACTTTGGGTCAGCACTGGCGCacctgaggaggctcctgctaTGCCAGGAGCCCAAGGGCCAAGAGCAGTGCCGTCAAGGTGGGTGTAGGGCTAGTGTGGGGCACACCAGCTGAGCCACCGCCTCTAGTGGtcaggagtcctggctgctccacttctcatccggcccctgccgatgtgcctgggaaagcagtggagggtgaccccagtgcttggcccctgcacccacggggtg is a window encoding:
- the PAEP gene encoding glycodelin, whose protein sequence is MQCLLLALALACSVQAVVLPQTLRDLDVLKLRGAWRPPHAGRGLRREGLERGGSAGPQLKEGTGSRAGAEGTGDYCNSVFLLLPLQLAGPWHAVAVAAQDTQEAVEPVVERQLLTMYVKELRPTPELDLEIVLGMRDNGKCIEEKIIAKKTEIPTKFKFNYLAERELILLDTNHEDFLFLCMEGTAMPPRELACQYLARTLEAQPKVMDKFRADLKMLPTPMQVFRDLTQQEEPCRL